Proteins from a single region of Candidatus Binataceae bacterium:
- a CDS encoding glycosyltransferase family 9 protein, with protein sequence MIYRLGSLGDFVVALPVLHLIARVFPDAERLMLTNKPVVGKAAPAQAVLHGAGLIHHYLSYPVGLRDVSALLKLFKELRAWSPQVLVYLMEPRKGSAVYRDALFFALCGIRRMVGVPLAFSAQSNLRKGDGLHEHAAERLARLVGKLGDARLDSAASWDLHLTSEEMAAARSALQFPGGSMFITACVGTKRPANDWGAGNWKAALARISMRYPKLGLALIGSSDERAQSDVAASGWLGPSVNLCGKLSPRESAAVIRGAIAHLGHDSGPMHLAAAAGVPCVAVFSARELPGAWFPWGKQHKVIYHSVPCAGCGLEICVANGKKCILSITPDEVYRAAVEILEPRLRGPAQAAI encoded by the coding sequence TTGATTTACCGCCTGGGTAGCCTCGGCGATTTCGTCGTCGCGCTGCCGGTGCTGCATTTGATCGCGCGGGTCTTCCCTGACGCCGAGCGGTTGATGCTGACCAATAAGCCGGTCGTGGGAAAAGCTGCGCCCGCCCAGGCGGTGCTGCACGGTGCCGGACTGATCCATCACTACCTCAGTTACCCGGTGGGCTTGCGCGACGTGTCCGCGCTCTTGAAGCTATTCAAGGAATTGCGCGCGTGGAGTCCGCAGGTGCTCGTTTACTTGATGGAGCCACGAAAAGGCTCGGCGGTCTATCGAGACGCACTTTTCTTCGCCCTGTGCGGAATCCGCCGAATGGTCGGGGTTCCTCTCGCCTTCAGTGCCCAAAGTAACCTGCGTAAAGGCGACGGCCTCCATGAGCATGCCGCTGAGCGGCTAGCACGCCTAGTCGGCAAGCTTGGGGATGCCAGGCTTGACAGCGCAGCGAGTTGGGACCTGCACCTCACCTCGGAGGAGATGGCCGCGGCCAGATCCGCGCTCCAATTCCCCGGCGGCAGCATGTTCATCACGGCCTGTGTCGGGACGAAAAGGCCGGCGAACGATTGGGGAGCGGGGAATTGGAAGGCCGCCTTGGCACGCATCTCTATGCGCTACCCCAAACTCGGGTTAGCATTGATCGGCTCGTCGGACGAGCGGGCCCAGTCGGACGTTGCTGCGAGCGGCTGGCTAGGTCCCTCGGTCAACCTCTGCGGAAAGCTCTCACCGCGCGAGAGCGCCGCGGTTATTCGCGGGGCGATCGCGCATTTGGGGCATGATTCCGGTCCGATGCATCTGGCGGCTGCCGCCGGCGTACCGTGCGTCGCCGTGTTCAGCGCGCGCGAGCTGCCTGGCGCCTGGTTCCCCTGGGGGAAGCAGCACAAGGTCATCTACCATTCGGTGCCGTGCGCGGGGTGCGGTCTCGAGATATGCGTGGCCAACGGAAAGAAGTGCATACTGTCGATCACCCCCGATGAAGTATATCGCGCCGCCGTTGAGATTCTTGAGCCGCGTTTGCGTGGCCCCGCGCAGGCTGCAATTTAG
- a CDS encoding Rieske 2Fe-2S domain-containing protein has translation MLKPEENELLSRVGPGTPMGGYMRQFWTPAVRVERLAAGGAPVRVRLLGQDFVAFRASDGRVGFFDEACPHRGTSLALAHNEGDGLRCSYHGLKLSPTGKVLDMPCERPERRAEYAAKITVGHYPVREAAKVVWVYLGEGQPPKFPEYNFMKLPADHVQTAVGLIHSNWLNGLEGQLDSAHVAILHQDWMNANRGSNRRIGRQGVIRYDTGPRFEFENTLYGYREAAVRKAPNDRRYVRVRDYVVPYYSFIPIGGYEDDHDMTVSVPIDDEHSAQWDVVYNLVRPLDKENSAARWSNPDDIAAEITAFGSDKNFGQDRTQMKEGRWTGFNKLRYEDFAVAMAQGIICNRSKEYLGMSDTSINRARRLLLDAVRRYVKGERAFGTDDAIDYSVIRAEDGIIPADGDWRRVAREMTVDNP, from the coding sequence ATGCTTAAGCCCGAAGAAAACGAACTTCTGTCGCGCGTGGGACCGGGCACGCCGATGGGCGGTTACATGCGCCAGTTCTGGACTCCTGCGGTCCGAGTCGAGCGCCTGGCGGCCGGCGGCGCGCCGGTGCGGGTGCGCCTGCTGGGCCAGGATTTTGTCGCTTTCCGCGCCAGCGACGGGCGGGTGGGCTTTTTCGACGAAGCCTGTCCCCATCGCGGGACCTCGCTGGCTTTGGCTCACAACGAGGGCGATGGCCTGCGCTGTTCCTACCACGGCCTCAAGCTGAGCCCCACCGGCAAAGTGCTGGATATGCCCTGCGAGCGGCCCGAACGGCGCGCCGAGTATGCCGCCAAGATCACAGTGGGCCATTACCCGGTGCGCGAGGCGGCCAAGGTGGTGTGGGTTTACCTCGGCGAGGGTCAGCCGCCCAAGTTCCCCGAGTACAACTTCATGAAACTGCCGGCCGATCACGTTCAGACCGCGGTTGGGCTGATCCATTCCAATTGGCTCAACGGTCTGGAAGGGCAATTGGATTCGGCTCACGTCGCGATCCTGCACCAGGATTGGATGAATGCCAACCGCGGCTCCAACCGGCGGATCGGGCGTCAGGGCGTGATCCGTTACGACACCGGGCCGCGCTTCGAGTTCGAGAACACGTTGTACGGCTATCGCGAAGCGGCGGTGCGCAAGGCTCCTAACGATCGGCGTTATGTGCGAGTCCGCGACTACGTGGTGCCCTATTATTCCTTTATTCCCATCGGCGGTTACGAAGACGATCACGACATGACGGTTTCGGTGCCGATCGACGACGAGCATTCCGCCCAGTGGGATGTGGTTTACAACCTGGTTCGCCCGCTGGATAAAGAAAACAGCGCGGCGCGCTGGTCCAATCCCGACGATATCGCGGCGGAGATCACCGCCTTCGGCTCCGACAAAAATTTCGGCCAGGACCGCACTCAGATGAAGGAGGGGCGCTGGACCGGCTTCAACAAGCTGCGCTACGAGGACTTCGCCGTGGCCATGGCCCAGGGGATTATCTGCAATCGCAGCAAAGAGTACCTGGGCATGAGCGACACCTCGATCAACCGCGCGCGCCGACTGCTGCTTGACGCAGTCAGGCGTTACGTCAAGGGCGAGCGCGCCTTCGGCACCGATGACGCTATCGACTACAGCGTGATTCGGGCGGAAGATGGAATTATCCCGGCCGACGGTGACTGGCGCCGGGTGGCGCGAGAGATGACCGTCGACAACCCCTGA
- a CDS encoding Rieske 2Fe-2S domain-containing protein — translation MLKSEENELLCRVGPGTPMGAYMRQFWIPALRSARLTPGGAPVRVRLLGEDFVAFRASDGRVGFFDEACPHRGTSMALARNEGDGLRCSYHGLKLGTTGEVLDIPCERPERRAEYAAKITVGHYPVREAGTVIWVHIGRPAQLPEFPDFNFFKLPDDHIQSAVGVIHCNWLQGLEGQLDSAHVAILHRDWIDPENAPRGAGPQAAIRKDTGPRFEFEPQPYGYREAAVRQAPDAQHYVRVRDFVVPWYSFIPIGGPEHDHCMTVSVPVDDEHSAQWDVVYNFVRPMRQESLAGGWDDPNNMAAGLSTKLEERFGQNRARMKEGSWTGVAKLRFEDFTVAMGQGRIVNRSREYLGMSDTSINRARRLLLDAVRKFERGEMAFGTARGIRWEQIKAESAIIPAHADWRSVAR, via the coding sequence ATGCTTAAGAGCGAAGAAAACGAACTGTTGTGCCGGGTTGGTCCGGGTACGCCGATGGGCGCCTACATGCGCCAATTCTGGATCCCGGCCCTGCGCTCGGCTCGTCTGACTCCAGGTGGGGCACCGGTACGAGTGCGGCTGCTAGGCGAGGATTTTGTCGCCTTTCGCGCCAGCGACGGGCGGGTGGGCTTTTTCGACGAGGCCTGTCCCCATCGCGGGACCTCGATGGCACTGGCTCGCAACGAAGGCGACGGCCTGCGCTGCTCTTACCACGGCCTCAAACTGGGGACTACGGGCGAAGTACTCGACATCCCCTGCGAGCGGCCCGAGCGGCGCGCCGAGTATGCCGCCAAGATCACAGTGGGCCATTACCCGGTGCGCGAGGCCGGGACGGTCATTTGGGTGCATATCGGACGGCCAGCGCAATTGCCGGAATTCCCCGATTTCAACTTCTTCAAGCTCCCTGACGACCATATTCAGAGCGCGGTGGGCGTGATCCACTGCAACTGGCTGCAGGGGTTGGAAGGACAGCTCGACTCGGCCCACGTCGCGATTCTGCATCGCGACTGGATCGATCCGGAAAACGCGCCGCGCGGCGCCGGCCCTCAAGCCGCGATTCGCAAGGATACCGGCCCGCGCTTCGAATTCGAGCCGCAGCCCTACGGTTACCGCGAGGCGGCGGTGCGCCAGGCGCCCGACGCGCAGCATTACGTTCGGGTACGCGATTTTGTCGTGCCGTGGTACTCATTCATCCCGATCGGAGGGCCCGAACACGACCATTGCATGACGGTCTCGGTGCCGGTTGACGACGAGCATTCGGCGCAATGGGACGTGGTCTATAACTTCGTCCGCCCGATGCGGCAGGAAAGCCTGGCGGGAGGATGGGACGACCCCAACAACATGGCGGCCGGTCTGAGTACCAAGCTCGAAGAGCGCTTTGGTCAAAACCGGGCGCGGATGAAGGAGGGGAGCTGGACGGGGGTGGCCAAACTGCGTTTCGAGGACTTCACGGTGGCGATGGGCCAGGGTCGGATCGTCAATCGTAGTCGTGAATACCTGGGCATGAGCGACACCTCGATCAATCGGGCGCGCCGCCTGCTCCTGGACGCGGTGCGCAAGTTCGAGCGCGGTGAGATGGCCTTCGGGACCGCGCGCGGCATTCGCTGGGAGCAGATCAAGGCGGAGAGCGCGATCATCCCGGCGCACGCCGATTGGCGTTCGGTGGCGCGCTAG